The Halanaerobiaceae bacterium ANBcell28 genome contains a region encoding:
- a CDS encoding YidC/Oxa1 family membrane protein insertase: protein MLGNLMTSLLEFINSFVGNYGVAIIILTVLVRVILYPLTVKQTKSMKAMQELQPEMKKLQEKYKDDKDKLNQEMMKLYQERGANPLGGCFPLILSMIIIIPLFRAIQDMDMTGTTFLWVTNLNEPDMILVLLNGLAMVGQTYITQKTSGAAQQNKMMMWGMPIFIVAISAGFPAGVLIYWVTQTILHALQQWYINANDTGGPEKKEEKGVAKDNG from the coding sequence TTGTTAGGAAATTTAATGACGTCATTGTTAGAGTTTATCAATTCTTTTGTAGGCAATTATGGTGTAGCTATTATTATTTTAACAGTTCTAGTTAGGGTGATTTTATATCCTTTGACTGTTAAACAAACAAAATCGATGAAAGCAATGCAAGAACTTCAACCAGAAATGAAAAAGCTTCAAGAAAAGTATAAGGATGATAAAGATAAACTAAATCAAGAAATGATGAAATTATATCAAGAACGTGGTGCAAACCCACTAGGTGGATGTTTTCCCTTAATTTTATCAATGATTATTATTATTCCTTTATTTAGGGCTATACAGGATATGGATATGACAGGGACAACCTTTCTCTGGGTTACTAACTTAAATGAACCAGATATGATCCTTGTTTTACTTAATGGACTTGCTATGGTTGGGCAAACATATATCACTCAAAAAACCAGTGGAGCCGCTCAACAAAACAAAATGATGATGTGGGGTATGCCTATTTTCATAGTAGCAATTTCTGCAGGATTCCCTGCAGGTGTATTGATTTACTGGGTAACTCAAACAATATTACACGCTTTACAACAATGGTATATAAATGCTAACGATACTGGAGGCCCTGAAAAGAAAGAAGAGAAGGGAGTTGCTAAAGATAATGGATGA
- the rnpA gene encoding ribonuclease P protein component has product MDSLKKNSEFRRVYTRGKSIATRNLVLYFFPNKTNSSKLGLSISKKIGNAVTRNKLRRRIKEIVRLKKNIKNGYDFIFIARKPIVRLEYSDIEKDVNNLIKRAGLEIKGEKK; this is encoded by the coding sequence GTGGATAGTTTAAAAAAGAATAGTGAATTCAGAAGAGTTTATACTAGAGGAAAGTCTATTGCTACGAGAAATCTAGTATTATATTTTTTCCCTAATAAGACCAATAGCAGTAAATTAGGTCTCTCAATTAGCAAAAAAATTGGAAATGCTGTTACTAGAAATAAGCTTAGAAGACGCATAAAAGAGATAGTTAGATTAAAAAAAAATATAAAAAATGGTTATGACTTTATATTCATTGCCAGGAAACCCATTGTTAGGCTAGAATATAGTGATATAGAAAAGGATGTTAATAATCTAATAAAGCGAGCAGGATTAGAAATTAAGGGTGAAAAAAAATGA
- a CDS encoding RNA-binding S4 domain-containing protein has product MENIKIKTKKIQLDQFLKWANLVASGGEAKELIQSANVSVNGEIDTRRSRKLTPGDIVEVKGDNNKYQVTEA; this is encoded by the coding sequence ATGGAAAATATAAAAATTAAAACAAAAAAAATACAGCTTGACCAGTTCTTAAAGTGGGCTAATTTAGTAGCAAGTGGAGGAGAAGCTAAAGAACTAATTCAATCAGCTAATGTATCTGTGAATGGAGAAATAGATACACGACGTTCTCGTAAATTAACTCCAGGAGATATAGTAGAAGTAAAAGGTGATAATAATAAGTATCAGGTGACAGAGGCATAA
- the jag gene encoding RNA-binding cell elongation regulator Jag/EloR produces the protein MDEIRQEGKTVEEAIKLALEKLEIEEDKAEIKVLDEGSKALLGIFGGKNAVVEVKVKIDPVELGLEFLKNLFDNMPVSVELELIEEETNDEQVMYNIKGSDLGIIIGHRGETLDAVQYLTSLAVNKKTESYYRVLIDAEGYRKRRQNTLQRLARRLAQKAISTGRKVMLEPMPPHERRIIHMTLRPDQRINTYSEGREPFRKVMIEKAEG, from the coding sequence ATGGATGAAATTAGACAGGAAGGTAAAACTGTTGAAGAAGCCATTAAGCTGGCACTTGAAAAATTGGAAATTGAAGAAGATAAAGCAGAGATTAAAGTTCTTGATGAAGGATCTAAAGCATTACTTGGGATTTTTGGTGGTAAAAATGCAGTAGTTGAAGTTAAAGTTAAAATAGATCCAGTAGAGCTTGGATTAGAATTTCTAAAAAATCTTTTTGATAATATGCCAGTATCTGTTGAATTAGAATTAATAGAAGAAGAAACTAATGATGAACAAGTAATGTATAATATAAAAGGATCAGATTTAGGAATAATTATTGGACATAGGGGTGAAACTTTAGACGCAGTTCAATACCTTACGTCTTTAGCTGTTAATAAGAAAACAGAATCTTATTACAGAGTATTAATAGATGCAGAAGGTTATAGAAAGAGAAGACAAAATACACTTCAGCGTTTAGCTAGAAGGTTAGCACAAAAAGCAATATCTACCGGGAGAAAAGTAATGCTTGAACCTATGCCACCTCATGAAAGAAGAATAATTCATATGACTTTAAGGCCAGATCAAAGGATTAATACTTACAGTGAGGGAAGAGAACCATTTAGAAAAGTAATGATAGAAAAAGCAGAAGGATAA
- the dnaA gene encoding chromosomal replication initiator protein DnaA gives MSFSNEELNHIWQETLNKIKENLSNPSFNTWFSEAKPVKLDDKNNLLIEVPNDFIKDWLENRYLDLIAEIIFKLTNNNWNPTFLTSKELNELKNKVEKVEKIETQVVPKRQKFNNLNPKYTFDTFVVGNSNRFAHAASLAVAEAPAKAYNPLFIYGDVGLGKTHLMQAIAHFILDHTPDSTVMYVSSETFTNELINAIKDDSTIEFREKYRNIDILLVDDIQFLAGKERTQEEFFHTFNALHESNRQLIISSDRPPKEIPTLEDRLRSRFEWGLITDMQKPDFETRIAILRKKADLENLEVLNEVIIYIANKIQSNIRELEGALTKVIAYASLVEREIDVDLAQEALKDLLSKNNNKSKKIDVNLIQKVIVDYYNLKLEDMKSKKRTQNIAFPRQIAMYLSRELTDLSLPQIGDEFGGRDHTTVIHAHNKIEQKCKEEVDFNATIDKLTDKIKNF, from the coding sequence ATGTCTTTTTCAAATGAAGAATTAAATCATATTTGGCAAGAAACTTTAAACAAAATTAAGGAAAATTTAAGTAATCCGAGTTTTAATACCTGGTTTTCTGAAGCAAAACCTGTAAAACTCGATGATAAGAACAACTTACTTATAGAGGTTCCTAATGATTTTATTAAAGATTGGTTAGAAAATAGATATCTGGATCTAATAGCTGAAATTATTTTTAAATTAACTAATAACAATTGGAATCCTACTTTTTTAACAAGTAAGGAATTAAATGAATTAAAAAATAAGGTAGAGAAAGTTGAAAAAATTGAAACCCAAGTCGTCCCCAAAAGACAAAAGTTTAATAATTTGAATCCTAAATATACTTTTGATACATTTGTAGTAGGAAATAGTAACCGTTTTGCCCACGCTGCTTCTTTAGCTGTTGCTGAAGCGCCTGCTAAAGCCTATAACCCTTTATTTATATATGGTGATGTTGGGCTTGGTAAAACCCATTTAATGCAAGCTATTGCTCACTTTATATTGGATCACACACCTGATAGTACAGTTATGTATGTTTCTTCTGAAACTTTTACTAATGAGCTAATTAATGCTATTAAAGATGATAGTACTATAGAATTTAGGGAAAAGTATAGAAATATAGATATATTGTTAGTAGATGATATTCAATTTTTAGCGGGAAAAGAACGAACACAGGAAGAATTTTTTCACACTTTTAATGCTTTACATGAATCAAATAGACAATTAATTATTTCAAGTGATAGACCTCCTAAAGAAATACCTACTCTTGAAGATAGATTACGATCCCGTTTTGAATGGGGATTAATAACAGATATGCAAAAACCTGATTTTGAAACTAGGATAGCTATATTAAGAAAGAAAGCCGATTTAGAAAACCTTGAAGTTTTAAATGAAGTTATTATTTATATAGCAAATAAAATTCAATCTAATATTAGAGAACTTGAAGGAGCTTTAACCAAGGTAATTGCTTATGCATCATTAGTTGAAAGAGAAATTGATGTTGACCTGGCTCAAGAAGCTTTAAAAGATCTTTTATCAAAAAATAATAATAAGTCAAAGAAAATAGATGTAAACTTAATTCAAAAGGTTATTGTAGATTATTATAATTTAAAACTAGAAGACATGAAATCGAAGAAAAGGACACAAAATATAGCCTTTCCTAGACAAATTGCCATGTATCTTTCACGGGAACTTACAGATTTATCTTTACCTCAAATAGGAGATGAATTCGGTGGTAGAGATCATACTACAGTTATTCATGCCCATAATAAGATAGAACAAAAATGTAAGGAGGAAGTAGATTTTAATGCAACAATTGATAAATTAACAGATAAAATTAAGAACTTTTAA
- the gyrB gene encoding DNA topoisomerase (ATP-hydrolyzing) subunit B: protein MAEENILENDLKNSNNYGAGNIQVLEGLEAVRKRPGMYIGSTSIDGLHHLVYEVIDNSIDEAMAGYCNEILVTIHPDNIVSVSDNGRGIPVEIHPKLGKPTVEVVLTVLHAGGKFDADAYKVSGGLHGVGVSVVNALSEWLEVEVKWEDGKIYKQRFNRGVPEYDLEVIGDSDGETGTTIRFKADDDIFEESDYIYDTLSKRFRELAFLNRGVKIIIEDKRKEGEEKKDEYCYEGGVVSFVKYLNRNKNPIFPDPFYIELEGEEGEVEISIQYNDGYIENIFTFANNINTHEGGTHLSGFKSALTRTVNDYARSKGVLKENDNNFTGEDIREGITAILSVKISEPQFEGQTKTKLGNSEIRGFVDSALSQSLADFLEENPKVGKIIAEKALSASRARNAAKKARELTRRKNALTNTALPGKLADCSSRDTTQTEVYIVEGDSAGGSAKQGRDRNFQAILPLKGKILNVEKSRINKILNNDEIRALITAIGTGIGDEFDIEKARYGKIIIMTDADVDGAHIRTLLLTFFYRYMRDLIEEGLVYIAQPPLYKVKKGRTETYLYSDKELQKLLNEIGRENVSLQRYKGLGEMNPDQLWDTTMDPEQRIVLQVQVEDAIIADDTFTTLMGDKVEPRREFIQSHAHEVENLDI from the coding sequence ATGGCTGAGGAGAATATTTTAGAAAATGACTTAAAAAACAGCAATAATTATGGTGCAGGTAATATTCAGGTACTTGAAGGTTTAGAAGCTGTAAGAAAAAGACCTGGAATGTATATAGGTTCTACCAGTATAGACGGACTTCATCATTTAGTGTATGAGGTTATTGATAATAGTATTGATGAAGCTATGGCTGGTTATTGTAATGAAATATTAGTTACTATACATCCTGATAATATTGTGTCAGTAAGTGATAATGGAAGAGGTATTCCAGTTGAAATACATCCTAAATTAGGCAAACCTACTGTAGAGGTTGTTTTAACTGTCCTTCATGCAGGTGGTAAGTTTGATGCTGACGCTTATAAAGTATCAGGAGGTCTACACGGAGTAGGGGTTTCTGTTGTTAATGCTTTATCGGAATGGCTTGAAGTTGAAGTTAAATGGGAAGATGGGAAAATATACAAACAGAGATTTAATAGGGGAGTACCTGAGTATGATCTGGAAGTTATTGGTGATTCTGATGGTGAAACAGGTACGACTATAAGGTTTAAGGCTGATGATGATATATTTGAAGAAAGCGATTATATATATGATACTTTAAGTAAGCGATTTAGAGAGTTAGCTTTTCTTAATCGTGGAGTTAAAATAATCATTGAAGATAAGAGAAAAGAAGGAGAGGAAAAGAAGGATGAATACTGTTATGAAGGTGGAGTTGTATCTTTCGTTAAGTATTTAAATCGGAATAAAAACCCTATATTTCCTGATCCATTCTATATAGAGCTTGAAGGAGAAGAAGGGGAAGTAGAAATATCAATTCAGTATAATGATGGATATATTGAGAATATATTTACCTTTGCTAATAATATTAATACACACGAAGGTGGTACACATCTAAGTGGTTTTAAGAGTGCCTTAACAAGAACTGTAAATGATTATGCCAGGTCAAAAGGTGTTTTAAAGGAAAATGATAATAATTTTACTGGTGAGGATATCCGTGAAGGGATTACTGCCATTCTTAGTGTGAAGATTTCTGAACCACAGTTTGAAGGACAAACGAAAACTAAACTTGGTAATAGTGAAATTCGCGGTTTTGTAGATTCAGCACTAAGCCAAAGTCTTGCAGATTTCTTAGAGGAAAATCCGAAAGTAGGAAAAATTATAGCGGAAAAAGCTTTAAGTGCTTCCCGTGCTAGAAATGCTGCTAAAAAAGCTAGAGAATTAACTAGAAGAAAAAATGCTCTTACTAATACTGCCTTACCAGGTAAATTAGCAGATTGTTCTTCTAGAGATACTACTCAGACTGAAGTTTATATAGTTGAGGGAGATTCTGCTGGTGGTTCTGCTAAACAGGGAAGAGACCGTAATTTTCAGGCTATTTTACCGTTAAAGGGAAAAATTTTAAATGTAGAAAAGTCGAGAATTAATAAAATTTTAAATAATGACGAGATAAGAGCTTTAATTACTGCTATTGGTACTGGTATTGGTGATGAGTTTGATATAGAAAAAGCACGTTATGGTAAGATAATTATTATGACTGATGCGGATGTTGATGGTGCACATATTCGAACATTGCTTTTAACTTTCTTTTATAGATATATGCGTGATTTGATAGAGGAAGGCCTTGTATATATAGCTCAACCACCTTTATATAAGGTGAAAAAGGGTAGGACTGAGACTTATTTATATAGTGATAAGGAATTACAGAAATTACTAAATGAAATTGGTAGAGAAAATGTTTCACTACAAAGATATAAAGGTCTTGGAGAGATGAATCCAGATCAATTATGGGATACAACCATGGACCCTGAGCAGAGAATTGTTTTACAGGTCCAAGTTGAAGATGCTATTATTGCAGATGATACATTCACTACTTTGATGGGAGACAAGGTTGAACCTAGAAGGGAATTTATTCAAAGTCATGCCCATGAAGTAGAGAATTTGGATATATAA
- the yidD gene encoding membrane protein insertion efficiency factor YidD, protein MRKILILLVITYQKLISPLKGKTCRFYPTCSQYTIQAIEKYGVIKGLYLSIKRIVKCNPYHPGGYDPIE, encoded by the coding sequence ATGAGAAAAATTTTAATATTACTAGTTATTACTTATCAGAAACTCATATCTCCCCTCAAGGGTAAAACTTGTAGATTTTATCCAACATGCTCTCAGTACACTATTCAGGCCATAGAAAAATATGGTGTTATTAAAGGGCTGTATTTATCAATAAAACGTATAGTTAAATGTAATCCTTATCATCCTGGAGGTTATGATCCGATAGAATAG
- the gyrA gene encoding DNA gyrase subunit A — protein sequence MENDLTINRVRKVDIDKEMRGAYLDYAMSVIVSRALPDVRDGLKPVHRRILYSMHELGMSPSKSHKKSARIVGEVLGKYHPHGDSAVYDTMVRMSQDFSYRYPLVDGHGNFGSIDGDSAAAMRYTEAKMSKITTELLSNINKDTVDFRPNFDESLKEPVVLPSKLPSLLLNGTSGIAVGMATSIPPHNLSEVVDAVTALIDNPDLEIVDLMKIITGPDFPTGALIMGRNSIYKAYKTGRSKLTVRARTRIEESDTGKSRIIVDEIPYQVNKAKLIEKIAELVRDDKITGISDLRDESDRNGMRIMIELKKGEVPEVVLNQLFKYTRLQSTFSVIMLALVDGMPKVLNLKEILNHYIEHQKDVVTRRTQYDLNKAEARAHILEGYKIALNNIDEIVEMIKNAPDVDTARDNLMSNYTLSEKQADAILRMRLQRLTGLERDKIEAEYQDLLKTIAYLKSILEDESKLLGIIKDEITELKEKYKDERRTDIRDKAVDLEIEDLIAEEQMVITLTHQGYIKRMHLDTYRSQRRGGKGIIGLNTKDEDFVEDIFITSTHHHFLFFTNKGKVYRLKVFEIPEAGRQARGTNIINLLELEADEKVNTVIPIREFDEQRYLIMATKNGLVKKTPLIEYESYYTGLNGINLREGDELIGVKCTEDDESIIIATHKGKAIHFKEDDVRTTGRVSIGVKGINLDDDDYVVGMGTDSEGDDLLVITENGYGKRTPLKDYRLQTRGGKGLITANITEKNGNIAGIKVVDSEQELIIITGDGIIIRTKVEQISQTGRNTQGVRVIRIEEGDRVVALAKITIDEDEEEQDEGNTEKNLEEIEEIEKSVDSVESEDNEGIDTLAEDIADQEIGEDLTDIPGDNFAENIEDDNLDSGNLEDDNIDKE from the coding sequence ATGGAGAATGATTTGACCATTAATAGAGTACGTAAAGTTGATATAGATAAAGAGATGCGAGGGGCATATCTTGATTATGCTATGAGTGTAATTGTAAGTAGAGCACTTCCTGATGTTAGAGATGGTTTAAAGCCTGTACATAGAAGAATATTGTATTCTATGCATGAATTAGGCATGAGTCCTAGTAAATCTCATAAAAAATCCGCTCGTATTGTTGGAGAGGTTCTTGGTAAGTATCATCCACATGGTGATTCTGCTGTTTATGATACTATGGTTAGAATGTCCCAGGATTTTTCTTATAGATATCCATTGGTAGATGGACATGGTAACTTTGGTTCTATTGATGGTGATTCTGCAGCTGCTATGCGTTATACTGAAGCTAAAATGTCTAAAATAACTACAGAATTATTAAGTAATATAAATAAAGATACTGTAGATTTTAGACCAAACTTTGATGAATCTTTAAAGGAACCTGTAGTACTACCTTCAAAATTACCAAGTTTATTATTAAATGGGACATCAGGTATTGCCGTTGGTATGGCTACTAGTATCCCACCACATAATCTTAGTGAAGTGGTAGATGCTGTAACAGCTTTAATAGACAATCCTGATTTAGAGATTGTTGATTTGATGAAAATTATTACGGGACCAGATTTCCCTACAGGTGCTTTGATAATGGGAAGAAATAGTATTTATAAGGCTTATAAAACAGGTCGTAGTAAATTAACTGTTAGAGCTAGAACCAGGATTGAAGAGAGTGATACTGGTAAGTCTCGGATTATTGTTGATGAAATACCTTATCAGGTTAATAAAGCTAAACTTATTGAAAAAATAGCTGAACTAGTTAGAGATGATAAAATCACAGGTATTAGTGATCTTCGTGATGAGTCTGATAGAAATGGTATGAGAATAATGATCGAGCTTAAAAAGGGTGAAGTTCCAGAGGTTGTTTTAAATCAACTATTCAAGTACACTAGATTACAAAGTACTTTTAGTGTTATTATGTTGGCCTTAGTTGATGGTATGCCTAAAGTACTAAACTTGAAGGAAATATTGAATCACTATATTGAACATCAGAAAGATGTTGTTACTAGAAGGACTCAATACGATCTTAATAAGGCAGAAGCCAGGGCACATATACTTGAAGGTTATAAAATTGCTTTAAACAATATTGATGAAATAGTTGAAATGATTAAAAATGCTCCTGATGTTGATACTGCAAGAGATAATTTAATGAGTAATTATACTTTAAGTGAAAAACAGGCTGATGCTATTTTAAGAATGAGGTTACAGCGTTTAACAGGTCTGGAAAGAGATAAAATTGAAGCTGAATATCAGGACTTATTAAAAACAATAGCTTACTTAAAATCAATTTTAGAAGATGAATCTAAATTATTAGGAATAATAAAAGATGAAATCACTGAACTTAAAGAAAAATATAAGGATGAGCGCAGAACTGATATACGAGATAAGGCTGTTGATCTGGAAATAGAAGACTTGATTGCTGAAGAGCAAATGGTTATTACTTTAACCCATCAAGGTTATATTAAGAGGATGCATCTTGACACTTATCGTAGTCAACGACGGGGTGGAAAGGGTATAATTGGCTTAAATACTAAGGATGAAGATTTTGTTGAGGATATTTTTATTACTTCTACACATCATCATTTCTTATTCTTTACTAATAAGGGTAAAGTATATCGCTTAAAGGTTTTTGAAATTCCTGAAGCCGGTCGTCAGGCAAGGGGGACGAATATTATTAATCTTCTTGAGCTTGAAGCTGACGAAAAGGTTAATACAGTTATCCCGATAAGGGAGTTTGATGAACAGCGTTATCTAATAATGGCAACTAAAAATGGTTTAGTTAAAAAGACTCCTCTAATTGAATATGAGTCATATTATACAGGATTAAATGGAATCAATCTTCGTGAAGGTGATGAATTGATTGGTGTTAAGTGTACAGAAGATGATGAAAGTATAATTATTGCTACTCATAAGGGTAAGGCAATTCACTTTAAAGAAGATGATGTTAGGACAACTGGCAGGGTTTCTATTGGAGTTAAGGGAATAAATCTAGATGATGATGATTACGTTGTTGGTATGGGAACTGATAGTGAAGGTGATGATTTATTAGTTATTACTGAAAATGGCTATGGTAAGAGAACTCCTTTAAAAGATTATAGATTACAAACTAGAGGAGGAAAGGGATTGATTACAGCTAATATTACTGAAAAGAACGGTAATATAGCGGGTATTAAAGTGGTTGATTCTGAGCAGGAATTAATTATAATAACTGGTGATGGTATTATAATTAGGACTAAAGTTGAGCAAATTTCTCAGACTGGTAGAAATACTCAGGGTGTTCGAGTTATCAGAATAGAAGAAGGGGATAGAGTAGTTGCCCTTGCTAAAATTACTATAGATGAAGATGAAGAAGAGCAAGATGAAGGAAATACTGAAAAAAATCTTGAAGAAATAGAAGAAATAGAAAAAAGTGTTGACAGTGTTGAAAGTGAAGATAATGAAGGCATTGATACACTTGCTGAAGATATTGCTGATCAAGAAATAGGTGAAGATCTAACAGATATTCCAGGAGATAATTTTGCTGAGAATATTGAAGATGATAATTTAGATAGTGGTAATTTAGAAGATGATAATATAGATAAAGAATAG
- the recF gene encoding DNA replication/repair protein RecF produces the protein MYLEKINLINYRNIENAFLEFSPNLNIMLGNNGQGKTNLLESIYLMATASSHRSNTDKDLINWDKDKALIQLLLIKKDYSLKLALKLEGSNKKIEINNNPIEKIAEWIGNLNVVLFSPEDLYLVKGGPSNRRDFINTEVSQVSSYYYHLLHNYRRVLKQRNNFLKTLREKRSKNYDILEVWDDKLVEIGSKIIKKRLEVIDKLQILARLNHRRITNGSENLILEYESSFSLKLDKEEIPLIFRKDLANNRDREIRRGYTLYGPHRDDLILKVNKIDLRKYGSQGQQRTAALALKLAELEFMKSETGEYPVLLLDDVFSELDSSRRNMLIDLIADKIQTFITATDINIIGKLANCNYKIFEVNEGNINLRS, from the coding sequence ATGTATTTAGAGAAAATAAATCTTATTAATTACAGAAATATAGAGAATGCTTTTCTTGAATTTAGCCCTAATCTTAATATTATGCTGGGAAATAATGGTCAGGGAAAAACAAATTTATTGGAATCTATTTATCTAATGGCTACAGCTTCTTCCCATCGCAGCAATACTGATAAGGATTTGATTAATTGGGATAAAGATAAAGCTCTAATACAATTATTATTAATAAAAAAAGATTATTCTCTTAAATTAGCTTTAAAACTTGAAGGTTCTAATAAAAAAATTGAAATAAATAATAATCCTATAGAAAAAATAGCAGAGTGGATTGGCAATTTAAATGTTGTTTTGTTTTCTCCAGAGGATTTATATTTAGTAAAGGGCGGACCTTCTAATCGCAGGGATTTTATAAATACTGAAGTTTCACAGGTTAGTTCTTATTATTATCATCTTTTACATAATTATCGACGTGTTTTAAAACAGAGAAATAATTTTTTGAAAACACTTAGGGAAAAAAGAAGTAAGAATTATGATATCCTAGAGGTTTGGGATGACAAGTTGGTTGAAATCGGTAGTAAAATTATAAAAAAACGTTTAGAGGTTATTGATAAATTACAGATATTGGCTCGTCTTAATCATAGAAGAATTACTAATGGTAGTGAGAATTTAATCTTAGAATATGAATCCAGCTTTTCTTTAAAATTAGATAAAGAAGAAATCCCACTTATATTTAGGAAGGATTTAGCAAATAATAGAGATAGAGAGATTCGACGTGGATATACTCTATATGGCCCACATAGGGATGATTTGATATTAAAAGTAAATAAAATAGATTTAAGAAAATATGGATCTCAAGGACAACAACGTACGGCTGCTTTAGCTTTAAAACTTGCTGAACTAGAGTTTATGAAATCTGAAACTGGTGAATACCCAGTTCTTTTACTGGATGATGTTTTTTCTGAATTAGATAGCTCTCGAAGGAATATGCTTATAGATCTTATTGCAGATAAGATTCAAACTTTTATTACAGCAACTGATATTAATATTATAGGCAAATTAGCGAATTGTAATTATAAAATCTTTGAGGTTAATGAGGGAAATATTAATTTGAGGAGTTGA
- the dnaN gene encoding DNA polymerase III subunit beta, whose protein sequence is MDLIINQKEFYQGIQIVQKAVSSKNTLPILKGIYLEANKEKGLKLIANNLEIGIEYWTNANVKEEGVIVIPANELTNIIRELPSGEVSLTVNKDNYMVNIECLNSKFVLKAYDAEEFPQLPEVDNALKVNVKANKFHRMINEVKFSTSNDQTQPALTGALFILDDEDINLVATNTYRLAFSNMKNDQEINENLSVILPGSTLNELYQLLETDEDNNIELLLNDSYVRFTFNNIIFISRLIEGKFPNYKQVLPTEFNSSLKIDRVDFLNAVKRVSLIARLDSNVISLNINQDKMLIKSNSSEYGNAEEFIEVELNGPEQNIDIDASYLIDVLKVLDEEIIHMEMIGPLNPLTIRKDNESNFIYLIMPVRPGA, encoded by the coding sequence ATGGACTTAATTATTAATCAAAAAGAATTCTATCAAGGAATTCAAATAGTTCAAAAGGCTGTTTCTTCAAAAAACACACTTCCTATACTTAAAGGAATCTATTTAGAAGCAAATAAAGAGAAAGGCTTAAAACTTATTGCTAATAATTTAGAAATAGGTATAGAGTATTGGACAAATGCTAATGTTAAAGAAGAAGGTGTAATTGTTATACCTGCTAATGAATTAACTAATATTATTAGGGAACTACCATCAGGTGAAGTATCTTTAACTGTAAATAAGGATAATTACATGGTTAATATTGAATGTCTTAATTCAAAGTTTGTCTTAAAAGCTTATGATGCTGAAGAATTTCCTCAATTACCTGAAGTTGATAATGCTTTAAAAGTAAATGTAAAAGCTAATAAGTTTCATAGAATGATAAACGAGGTTAAGTTTTCCACATCAAACGATCAAACCCAACCTGCTTTAACTGGAGCTCTTTTTATTTTAGATGATGAAGATATAAACTTAGTTGCCACTAATACCTATAGATTAGCCTTTAGCAATATGAAAAATGATCAGGAAATAAATGAAAATCTAAGTGTTATTTTACCAGGAAGCACTTTAAATGAACTTTATCAATTACTTGAAACTGATGAAGATAATAATATAGAGTTATTGCTAAATGATAGTTATGTACGCTTTACTTTTAATAATATAATATTTATATCCAGGTTAATTGAAGGAAAATTCCCTAATTACAAGCAAGTTTTACCGACAGAGTTTAATTCTTCATTAAAAATAGATCGAGTTGATTTTTTAAATGCAGTTAAGAGGGTATCTTTGATTGCTCGTTTGGATTCAAATGTAATATCTTTAAATATTAATCAAGATAAAATGCTCATTAAATCAAATAGTTCTGAGTATGGAAATGCAGAAGAATTTATTGAAGTTGAATTAAATGGTCCAGAGCAAAATATTGATATTGATGCTTCATACTTAATTGATGTCTTGAAAGTATTGGATGAAGAGATTATCCACATGGAAATGATTGGCCCATTAAATCCTTTAACTATTCGAAAGGATAATGAGAGTAATTTTATTTATCTGATTATGCCAGTAAGACCAGGGGCCTAA
- a CDS encoding extracellular matrix/biofilm biosynthesis regulator RemA family protein produces MYLHLGENYLIPTKEVVLIGSFETALESDITKEFFEVAEEEGFVVDYSMGNPRSFVLTSETIYLSMISSSTLEKRMKNLPVKLGEFNDG; encoded by the coding sequence TTGTATTTGCATCTTGGCGAAAATTATTTAATACCAACAAAAGAAGTTGTCTTAATAGGGAGCTTTGAGACGGCTTTAGAATCTGATATAACTAAAGAGTTTTTTGAAGTAGCTGAGGAAGAAGGTTTTGTAGTAGATTATTCAATGGGAAATCCTAGATCATTTGTATTAACTAGTGAGACTATATATTTGTCAATGATTTCATCAAGTACTTTAGAAAAAAGGATGAAAAATTTACCGGTGAAATTGGGGGAGTTTAATGATGGCTGA